The Brachyspira aalborgi genome has a segment encoding these proteins:
- a CDS encoding nicotinamidase: MIDLNKIINEKYIAKEENPISQSEIYNLASSINIKNNNKNEALLIIDAQRDFVDIEKGALPVKGASEDIKRIIKFIYENIESLSSIYATMDTHNYDSIFHPFLWKKPNGEYAEPFTEITLEKIENGEIIPVYKDIQIDYVKKLKEQGSKNLIIWQYHCIYGTDGWLIEKQLSNMLTFFEVSKKTSIKKIIKGLDKFTEMYGAIKPEVITNSKNQYDDSWAKEIKNYDKIFVCGEAKDYCVYETVKQFCEMYKSERNITEKIYFMQNCCSSIGDKDICDKKYKELEDIYGIKLITV, from the coding sequence ATGATTGATTTAAATAAAATTATTAACGAAAAATATATCGCTAAAGAAGAAAATCCTATAAGCCAAAGCGAAATTTATAATTTGGCGTCTTCGATTAATATAAAAAATAATAATAAAAACGAAGCCCTGCTTATAATTGACGCTCAAAGAGATTTTGTAGATATTGAAAAAGGCGCTTTGCCAGTTAAAGGAGCTTCTGAAGATATAAAAAGAATAATAAAATTTATTTACGAAAATATTGAATCTTTATCTTCAATTTATGCCACTATGGATACGCATAATTACGATTCTATTTTTCATCCTTTTTTATGGAAAAAACCAAATGGAGAATATGCTGAGCCTTTTACGGAAATTACTTTAGAGAAAATAGAAAACGGCGAGATTATTCCCGTTTATAAAGATATTCAAATCGATTATGTTAAAAAATTGAAAGAACAAGGAAGCAAAAATTTAATTATTTGGCAGTATCATTGCATTTACGGAACTGACGGTTGGCTTATTGAAAAACAACTTTCAAATATGCTTACATTTTTTGAAGTGTCAAAAAAAACATCAATAAAAAAAATAATAAAAGGATTGGATAAATTTACCGAAATGTATGGCGCTATAAAACCCGAAGTTATAACGAATAGCAAAAATCAATATGACGACAGTTGGGCAAAAGAGATTAAAAATTACGATAAAATATTTGTTTGCGGAGAAGCTAAAGATTATTGCGTTTATGAAACCGTTAAACAATTTTGCGAAATGTATAAATCGGAAAGAAATATAACCGAAAAAATTTATTTTATGCAAAATTGCTGTAGCTCTATCGGAGATAAAGATATTTGCGATAAAAAATATAAAGAACTTGAAGATATTTACGGGATTAAATTGATAACGGTGTAA
- a CDS encoding ABC transporter substrate-binding protein — MKNIIIILSIILLSFSVSCSKSKSSDSKFKIGILQLVEHAALDEASQGFIDGLKEAGYEDGKNLIIDYQNAQGEQANCITIAQKFINDRSDLILAVATPAAQAVANLTKDIPILITAVTDPADAKLVADNNLPGGNVTGTSDLTPVKEQMDLLKRLIPNAKRVAFLYNSSEQNSKFQVDIARKKAEEIGLTTRDATITNPNEIQQIVQNLVGKVDAIYVPTDNMVSAGMPTVISITEPAKIPVICGEEGMLKAGGLATYGINYYELGKLTSKQAVKILKGESKPADMPIEYLENLTLKVNIEAAQKLNITIPNDL; from the coding sequence ATGAAAAACATAATAATCATATTATCTATTATTTTATTAAGTTTTAGCGTTTCATGTTCAAAAAGTAAATCTTCCGATTCAAAATTTAAAATTGGAATTTTGCAATTAGTAGAACATGCAGCTTTAGACGAAGCGAGTCAAGGTTTTATTGACGGACTAAAAGAAGCGGGATACGAAGACGGAAAAAACTTGATTATCGATTATCAAAACGCTCAAGGAGAACAAGCAAATTGCATAACAATCGCTCAAAAATTTATTAATGACAGAAGCGATTTAATTTTAGCGGTAGCGACTCCAGCGGCTCAAGCGGTTGCAAATCTTACAAAAGATATTCCAATACTTATTACAGCGGTTACCGACCCTGCGGATGCAAAACTTGTAGCCGATAATAATTTGCCAGGCGGAAATGTTACGGGAACTTCCGATTTGACTCCAGTTAAAGAACAGATGGATTTATTAAAAAGATTAATTCCGAATGCAAAAAGAGTCGCTTTTTTATATAATTCAAGCGAACAGAATTCTAAATTTCAAGTAGACATTGCAAGAAAAAAAGCGGAAGAAATCGGATTAACAACGAGAGATGCGACTATAACAAACCCTAACGAAATACAACAAATTGTTCAAAATCTTGTCGGAAAAGTTGATGCTATATATGTGCCAACCGATAATATGGTTTCTGCGGGAATGCCAACCGTAATATCGATAACCGAACCAGCAAAAATACCCGTTATATGCGGAGAAGAAGGAATGCTTAAAGCGGGAGGTTTGGCTACTTACGGAATAAATTATTATGAGCTTGGAAAATTAACTTCAAAACAAGCCGTAAAAATATTAAAAGGAGAATCTAAACCTGCAGATATGCCGATAGAATATTTAGAAAATCTAACTTTAAAAGTAAATATAGAAGCGGCTCAAAAATTAAATATAACGATACCTAACGATTTGTAA